The following is a genomic window from Gemmatimonadota bacterium.
CACTGTATCGAATGGCGCGCCGCCGGCCGGTGGTGTCCACCTCCGCGTCCACCGGAGCTCCGGATGTGACGGCCATCACCGGGATCACCACGAATTCGGCCGGGTGGAGGAGCGCCAGGTTGCCGAGACTCGGGGCGAAGCTGACCGGGGCCGGGGCCAGGGTGGGCGCCACGACGATGCCGGTATCCTGCGGACTCGCGAGCAGGGCGGCCGTGATCAGGAGGAGGTGCATACGGGGAATGCTCCGGAACAGGGATGCCGTACGGTAGCCCGCCGAGGTGAACCGGCGGTGAATGCGGGGAACGCCAGCACAGGACGTCCGGAGCAAGCTGCGCGCCGCCGACGTGCAGCCGACGGACGCGCGGAGTACCGGGGGAGAGGATGCGGGGCGGGCCCGGCGGCGCTGCATCAACGCGTACCGGGGTGACACGGCGCGTTCCAGCAGGGGGAACGCGCATGCATCAGGCGGGCAGCCGCCGCGGCGTCAGGCGAGCTCGATCACCACCGCGGTGCCATAGCAGAGGACCTCGGTCACGCCCGGCATGAGTTCCCCGGCGTCGTACCGCACCCCGATCACGGCGTTGGCCCCGACGTCCTCGGCGTGGGCCAGCATGATGTTGAAGGCCTCCTCGCGGGCGTTCTCGCACAGCCG
Proteins encoded in this region:
- a CDS encoding YbjQ family protein, with translation MAIDPRYTTTAFGIEGYRVTQTQGVVRGITVRSRSVFGTVGAKIQTIFGGNITMLTRLCENAREEAFNIMLAHAEDVGANAVIGVRYDAGELMPGVTEVLCYGTAVVIELA